The Meriones unguiculatus strain TT.TT164.6M chromosome 1, Bangor_MerUng_6.1, whole genome shotgun sequence genome has a segment encoding these proteins:
- the Lenep gene encoding lens epithelial cell protein LEP503, which produces MKPPMQHLTQALPFSLRDALRGSGLQVPVIKMGTGWEGIHRTLKEVAYILLCCWCIKELLD; this is translated from the coding sequence ATGAAGCCACCTATGCAGCACCTAACCCAGGCCCTGCCCTTCTCTCTAAGAGATGCCCTTCGAGGTAGTGGTCTCCAGGTGCCTGTCATTAAGATGGGCACAGGGTGGGAGGGCATACATCGGACCCTGAAGGAAGTTGCCTACATCCTTCTCTGTTGCTGGTGTATCAAGGAACTGCTGGACTAA